The following are encoded together in the Bradyrhizobium genosp. L genome:
- a CDS encoding TAXI family TRAP transporter solute-binding subunit: MHSKLMAAAIAAASVLSAPSAQAEQFINVLTGGTSGVYYPLGVAMGKIFGDKIPDVKSQVQATKASVENLVLLQQGRGEIAFTLGDSLKAAWEGDTEAGFKTKLDKLRTIGAIYPNYIQIVATAESGIKTLADLKGKSLSVGAPKSGTELNSRAILAAAGMSYKDLGKIEYLPFAESVDLMKNRQLNATLQSAGLGVASLKDLSTSTDIAVVAVPKEIVDKIGPPFVSVMIPANTYAGQDKDVPTAAVVNYLVTSSAVSDDLAYQMTKLVYESLPELANAHAAGKEIKLETAATGSPVPLHPGAIRYYKEKGLIK, encoded by the coding sequence ATGCATTCGAAGTTGATGGCGGCTGCGATCGCGGCCGCCAGCGTTCTGTCGGCGCCATCTGCGCAGGCCGAGCAGTTCATTAACGTGCTGACGGGTGGGACCTCCGGCGTCTATTATCCGCTCGGCGTCGCGATGGGGAAGATCTTCGGCGACAAGATCCCTGATGTGAAGAGCCAGGTGCAGGCGACCAAGGCCTCGGTCGAGAACCTGGTGCTGCTGCAGCAGGGCCGCGGCGAGATCGCCTTCACGCTCGGCGACTCGCTGAAGGCCGCCTGGGAAGGCGACACCGAGGCCGGCTTCAAGACCAAGCTCGACAAGCTGCGCACGATAGGGGCGATCTATCCGAACTACATCCAGATCGTCGCGACCGCCGAGAGCGGCATCAAGACGCTCGCGGACCTCAAGGGCAAGAGCCTGTCGGTGGGCGCGCCGAAGTCCGGCACCGAGCTCAATTCGCGCGCGATCCTGGCGGCTGCCGGCATGAGCTACAAGGATCTCGGCAAGATCGAATACCTGCCGTTTGCCGAGTCGGTCGACCTGATGAAGAACCGCCAGCTCAATGCGACCCTGCAATCCGCCGGCCTCGGCGTCGCCTCGCTGAAGGACCTGTCGACCTCGACCGACATTGCGGTGGTTGCCGTGCCGAAGGAGATCGTGGACAAGATCGGTCCGCCTTTCGTCTCGGTGATGATCCCGGCCAACACCTATGCCGGCCAGGACAAGGATGTTCCGACCGCGGCGGTCGTGAACTATCTCGTCACCTCGAGCGCGGTATCGGACGATCTCGCCTATCAGATGACCAAGCTGGTCTACGAGTCGCTGCCGGAGCTCGCCAACGCGCATGCCGCGGGCAAGGAGATCAAGCTCGAGACCGCCGCAACTGGCAGCCCGGTGCCGCTGCACCCCGGCGCGATCCGCTATTACAAGGAGAAGGGCCTGATCAAGTAG
- a CDS encoding TRAP transporter permease, whose product MQQQAEGVEPVKVEFDNFEHGFPEGFGPGGWGHLAYAIGLAFAIFQLYVAAFNYLPSQVVRGVHVGFLILLSFGLIGNFTAKTDFGRALSWIVGSAGFLCGLYQWIFYADLIARDGDPTTTDLAVGTLLAVLIFEGTRRLMGAALPLMCGACLLYWFFGQHLPSPFNHRGYDFDQIVTHLSFGTEGFYGVPIYVSATYIFLFILFGSFLERAGMIQLFTDVSLGLFGRTRGGPAKVAVFASGMMGTISGSGVANVVTVGQFTIPLMIKFGYRRAFAAGVEATASMGGQIMPPVMGAVAFIMAETLGVPYSEIVKAAVIPAILYFASAFWMVHLEAGKHGLVGMKRSETPSAWKALVARWYLVLPLAALVYMLFEGFTPLYAGSMGLALTVALILGASITLGFSNTSIRTIFWIGLGLVVAAVSHKGLEIVPVACVVAGLIAIAAITRGGRATLAACRDSLADSAKSALTVGMACAIVGTIIGMMTQTGVGTIFGSWIIGLGAKSLFLALIMTMLLSILLGTGIPTIPTYIITAALAAPALAKLGVPLIASHMFAFYYGIMADLSPPVALAALAAAPIARENPDKIGWEAMRIALAGYVIPFIFVYSPALMLQTNDPMAAQLGFYGAVALASFKALVAIALFGIVAIGFLFTRLSLIEFAVAFAGALCLLGDFPFSDTAGFMLAAGLVLWQWRQRSRNAVAAA is encoded by the coding sequence ATGCAACAGCAGGCCGAGGGTGTTGAGCCCGTCAAGGTCGAGTTCGACAATTTCGAGCATGGCTTTCCGGAAGGATTCGGACCCGGCGGCTGGGGCCATCTTGCCTATGCGATCGGCCTCGCCTTCGCGATCTTCCAGCTCTATGTCGCGGCGTTCAATTACCTGCCGAGCCAGGTGGTGCGCGGCGTCCATGTCGGCTTCCTGATCCTGCTGAGCTTCGGCCTGATCGGCAATTTCACCGCCAAGACCGATTTCGGCCGCGCGCTGAGCTGGATCGTCGGTAGCGCCGGCTTCCTGTGCGGGCTCTACCAGTGGATCTTCTACGCCGACCTGATCGCCCGCGACGGCGATCCGACCACCACCGATCTTGCAGTCGGCACGCTGCTCGCGGTGCTGATCTTCGAGGGCACGCGGCGGCTGATGGGCGCGGCGCTGCCGCTGATGTGCGGCGCCTGCCTGTTGTACTGGTTCTTCGGGCAGCATCTGCCGTCGCCGTTCAACCATCGCGGCTATGATTTCGATCAGATCGTCACCCATCTTTCGTTCGGCACCGAGGGCTTCTATGGCGTGCCGATCTACGTCTCGGCGACTTACATCTTCCTGTTCATCCTGTTCGGCTCGTTCCTCGAGCGCGCCGGCATGATCCAGCTGTTCACCGACGTCTCGCTCGGCCTGTTCGGCCGCACCCGCGGCGGGCCGGCCAAGGTCGCGGTGTTCGCCTCGGGCATGATGGGCACCATCTCGGGTTCGGGCGTTGCCAATGTCGTCACCGTCGGCCAGTTCACGATCCCGCTGATGATCAAGTTCGGCTATCGCCGCGCCTTCGCCGCCGGCGTCGAGGCGACGGCGTCGATGGGCGGCCAGATCATGCCGCCGGTGATGGGCGCGGTCGCCTTCATCATGGCCGAGACGCTGGGCGTGCCCTATTCGGAGATCGTCAAGGCGGCGGTGATCCCGGCGATCCTCTACTTCGCCTCGGCGTTCTGGATGGTGCATCTGGAAGCCGGCAAGCACGGCCTGGTCGGCATGAAGCGCTCGGAAACCCCGAGCGCCTGGAAGGCGCTGGTGGCGCGCTGGTACCTGGTGTTGCCGCTGGCGGCGCTGGTCTACATGCTGTTCGAGGGCTTCACGCCGCTCTACGCCGGCAGCATGGGGCTCGCGCTCACCGTGGCGCTGATCCTCGGCGCCAGCATCACGCTCGGCTTCTCCAACACGTCGATCCGTACCATCTTCTGGATCGGGCTGGGGTTGGTGGTGGCCGCGGTCTCGCACAAAGGGCTCGAGATCGTCCCGGTTGCCTGCGTCGTCGCCGGCCTGATCGCGATCGCCGCGATCACACGCGGCGGACGCGCCACGCTCGCCGCCTGCCGCGATTCGCTCGCCGACAGCGCCAAGTCGGCGCTGACCGTCGGCATGGCCTGCGCCATCGTCGGCACCATCATCGGCATGATGACGCAGACCGGCGTCGGCACCATCTTCGGCAGCTGGATCATCGGGCTCGGCGCCAAGAGCCTGTTCCTGGCCCTGATCATGACCATGCTGCTGTCGATCCTGCTCGGCACCGGCATTCCGACGATCCCGACTTACATCATCACCGCCGCACTCGCCGCGCCTGCGCTGGCGAAGCTCGGCGTGCCCCTGATCGCGAGCCACATGTTCGCGTTCTACTACGGCATCATGGCCGACCTCTCGCCGCCGGTGGCGCTGGCCGCGCTCGCGGCGGCGCCGATCGCCAGGGAGAATCCGGACAAGATCGGCTGGGAGGCAATGCGGATCGCGCTTGCCGGCTATGTCATCCCCTTCATCTTCGTCTACTCGCCGGCGCTGATGCTGCAGACCAATGATCCGATGGCCGCGCAGCTCGGCTTCTATGGCGCGGTCGCGCTGGCGAGTTTCAAGGCGCTGGTGGCGATCGCGTTGTTCGGCATCGTCGCGATCGGCTTCCTGTTCACGCGGCTGAGCTTGATCGAGTTCGCCGTCGCCTTTGCCGGCGCGCTCTGCCTGCTCGGCGATTTTCCGTTTTCCGATACGGCCGGCTTTATGCTCGCAGCAGGGCTCGTGCTGTGGCAATGGCGGCAGCGCTCGCGCAACGCGGTGGCGGCGGCTTGA
- a CDS encoding DUF1850 domain-containing protein — translation MAAALAQRGGGGLSLCLASSGVVKTLSIAVFTLAWTHSIEKTAWQEDWRVTSAGLELTQARIKGFGAGMEPPPEARLIDGWFQWAPPPALRPEVVLGNSGAAGEWHLCQAGHCQTLSEIFGHPIGANVTTMSVCKE, via the coding sequence ATGGCGGCAGCGCTCGCGCAACGCGGTGGCGGCGGCTTGAGCCTCTGCCTCGCATCATCAGGCGTCGTGAAGACGCTGTCGATTGCGGTCTTCACGCTGGCCTGGACGCATTCGATCGAGAAGACCGCCTGGCAGGAGGATTGGCGGGTCACATCTGCCGGCCTCGAATTGACGCAGGCGCGCATCAAGGGGTTTGGCGCCGGCATGGAGCCGCCGCCGGAGGCGCGGCTCATCGATGGCTGGTTTCAGTGGGCGCCGCCACCAGCGCTGCGGCCGGAGGTCGTGCTCGGCAACTCCGGTGCCGCCGGCGAATGGCATCTGTGCCAGGCGGGACACTGCCAGACGCTGTCGGAGATTTTCGGGCATCCGATCGGTGCTAATGTCACCACGATGAGCGTGTGCAAAGAATAA
- a CDS encoding SDR family NAD(P)-dependent oxidoreductase — translation MDRLKGKVAMVVGAGSIGPGWGNGKATAVTFAREGASVFCVDRNGAAAEETVKIITGEGGKATAFTADVSRAAEVEAMVAACLRTYGRIDVLDNNVGIAEVGSVVEVAETEWDRVFAVNLKSAYLSMKHVIPVMIEQGGGSIINISSIASIRHVGISYVSYNASKAAMNQMTRSTAVEFASKHVRVNAILPGLMKTPMVEHSAGLAQSYAKGDVEAMWRARDAQVPMGHMGEAWDVANAALFLASDESKYVTGIELVVDGGITSKSGA, via the coding sequence ATGGATCGGCTCAAGGGCAAGGTGGCGATGGTGGTCGGGGCGGGCTCGATCGGGCCGGGCTGGGGCAATGGCAAGGCGACCGCCGTTACCTTTGCGCGCGAGGGCGCCAGCGTGTTCTGCGTCGATCGCAACGGGGCCGCGGCCGAAGAGACGGTGAAGATCATCACAGGCGAGGGCGGCAAGGCGACCGCGTTCACCGCCGATGTCTCGCGTGCCGCCGAGGTCGAGGCGATGGTCGCGGCCTGCCTGAGGACTTATGGCCGCATCGACGTGCTCGACAACAATGTCGGCATCGCCGAGGTCGGCAGCGTCGTCGAGGTCGCGGAAACGGAATGGGACCGTGTGTTTGCCGTCAACCTCAAGAGCGCGTACCTGTCGATGAAGCACGTCATCCCCGTCATGATCGAACAGGGCGGCGGTTCGATCATCAACATCTCCTCGATCGCCTCGATCCGTCATGTCGGCATTTCCTATGTCAGCTACAACGCGAGCAAGGCCGCGATGAACCAGATGACGCGCTCGACCGCGGTCGAGTTCGCGTCCAAGCATGTCCGCGTCAACGCGATCCTGCCCGGATTGATGAAAACGCCGATGGTCGAACATTCGGCTGGCCTGGCGCAGAGCTACGCCAAGGGCGACGTCGAAGCGATGTGGCGCGCCCGCGACGCGCAAGTGCCGATGGGGCATATGGGCGAAGCCTGGGACGTCGCCAACGCCGCGCTGTTCCTGGCCTCGGACGAATCGAAATATGTCACCGGCATCGAGCTCGTGGTCGACGGCGGCATCACCTCGAAGTCGGGTGCCTGA
- a CDS encoding cation:proton antiporter produces MLTFEWIIGLLLAAVALSALARKIKVPYPTFLAIGGVALAFLPSGPSWALEPKLALALFLAPVLLDAAFDTSLRDLRNNWLPVSTLVLVAVGVTTVAVAVVARWLRPDMPWPVAIALGAIVAPPDAAAATAILRQVKLPYRIQKILEGESLLNDASSLLVYRVAVGLVAAEHMKVREFVPALAVALLGSLAAGYLFAQLWMMVTRRITEAPSAIITQFGGTFMVWIIAEHVGLSGILTIIAYAITIARTAPGRTSARLRVSSYAVWETVVFVLNVLAFMLIGMQLRPIWAELDDDVRWKYCTFAGTILAVVIIARILWVMPYGAFLRALKARGVLPAHIVAAVPDLKRGIIVSWCGMRGIVTLAAAFALPEYFPYRDLILLTAFAVVLGSLVIQGLTLRPLIMAMKFDDDDPVGREAAHARSMAFRAALDEIDADPSEEAEILRLEYRAVLMRAESDPDGGLFSRELPADPLRRRAVAAARQALLNLRRTEAIGDDAFHLVEEELDRVELSVEA; encoded by the coding sequence TTGCTCACATTCGAATGGATCATTGGGCTTCTGCTCGCGGCCGTGGCGCTGTCGGCACTGGCACGCAAGATCAAGGTGCCCTATCCGACCTTCCTTGCGATCGGCGGCGTCGCGCTGGCGTTCCTGCCGTCGGGCCCGTCCTGGGCGCTGGAACCGAAACTGGCGCTGGCGCTGTTCCTGGCCCCTGTGCTGCTCGACGCCGCCTTCGACACCTCGCTGCGTGACCTCCGCAACAACTGGCTGCCGGTCTCGACCCTGGTGCTGGTCGCGGTCGGCGTCACCACGGTGGCGGTCGCAGTGGTCGCGCGCTGGCTGCGGCCGGACATGCCATGGCCGGTCGCGATCGCGCTCGGCGCCATCGTCGCCCCGCCCGACGCGGCCGCGGCCACCGCGATCCTGCGCCAGGTCAAGCTGCCCTACCGGATCCAGAAGATCCTCGAGGGCGAAAGCCTGCTCAACGACGCAAGCTCGCTGCTGGTCTATCGCGTCGCCGTCGGCCTGGTCGCGGCCGAGCACATGAAGGTGCGCGAATTCGTGCCGGCGCTTGCGGTGGCGCTGCTCGGCAGCCTCGCCGCCGGCTATTTGTTCGCGCAGCTCTGGATGATGGTGACCCGCCGCATCACCGAGGCGCCGAGCGCGATCATCACGCAATTCGGCGGCACCTTCATGGTGTGGATCATAGCCGAGCATGTCGGGCTGTCCGGCATCCTCACCATCATCGCCTATGCGATCACCATCGCCCGCACCGCGCCGGGCCGCACCTCGGCGCGGTTGCGCGTATCGTCCTATGCGGTGTGGGAAACCGTCGTGTTCGTGCTCAACGTGCTGGCCTTCATGCTGATCGGCATGCAGCTGCGCCCGATCTGGGCCGAGCTCGACGATGACGTGCGCTGGAAGTATTGCACCTTCGCCGGCACCATCCTCGCCGTCGTGATCATCGCCCGCATCCTGTGGGTGATGCCTTATGGCGCGTTCCTGCGTGCCCTGAAGGCGCGCGGCGTGCTGCCCGCGCATATCGTGGCAGCGGTGCCGGACCTGAAGCGCGGCATCATCGTGTCCTGGTGCGGGATGCGCGGCATCGTCACGCTGGCTGCCGCGTTCGCGCTGCCGGAGTATTTTCCCTATCGCGACCTAATCCTGCTGACGGCGTTCGCCGTGGTGCTGGGCTCGCTGGTGATCCAGGGCCTGACCTTGCGGCCGCTGATCATGGCGATGAAGTTCGACGACGACGATCCGGTCGGGCGCGAGGCCGCGCACGCCCGCAGCATGGCCTTCCGTGCCGCGCTGGACGAGATCGACGCCGACCCATCGGAGGAAGCCGAGATCCTGCGACTGGAATACCGCGCCGTGCTGATGCGTGCCGAGAGCGATCCCGATGGCGGCCTGTTCTCGCGCGAGCTGCCGGCCGATCCGCTGCGCCGCCGCGCCGTTGCCGCGGCCCGCCAGGCGCTGCTCAATCTGCGCCGCACCGAGGCGATCGGCGACGACGCCTTCCATCTGGTCGAGGAAGAGCTCGACCGCGTCGAGCTCAGCGTGGAAGCGTGA
- a CDS encoding propionyl-CoA synthetase has translation MTIQQQSRYHEVYARSLRDPEGFWAEAAREIDWIEPARKVYDPTMGAYGRWFTGAVVNTCYNALDRHVAGGRASQVALIHDSTLANTITKFTYAELLREVQALAAVMQDFGVAKGDRVILYMPMVPEAVVAMLACARIGAVHSVVFGGFAAKELASRIDDAKPKLIFSASCGLEPGRIVHYKPLLDEAIRQAGAKPDACIILQRPQHGCELTAGRDHDWAALRRAARDAGKAAPCVPVLATDPLYILYTSGTTGIPKGVVRDNGGHLVALKWSMHNLYGVKPGEVWWCGSDIGWVVGHSYIVYGPLLHGATSIMYEGKPVGTPDAGAFWRVISEHKAVALFTAPTAFRAIKKEDPEGKLIGKYDLSRFRTLFLAGERADPPTVEWAEAQLKVPVIDHWWQTETGWCIAGNPVGLGQLPVKHGSPTVPMPGYQVDVVDESAKPLPAGTMGSIVIKLPMPPACLPTLWQQDERFREAYLSEFPGYYKTSDAGYKDADGYVWVMGRTDDIINVAGHRLSTGGMEEILASHPDVAECAVLGIRDAIKGEVPCGFLVLKAGVTKRPDDVEKDVVALVREKLGPVAAFKLAITVARLPKTRSGKILRGTIKKIADGEPWTMPATIEDPKVLDEIGEALKGKV, from the coding sequence ATGACCATCCAGCAGCAAAGCCGGTATCATGAGGTGTACGCCCGCTCGCTGCGGGACCCCGAGGGGTTTTGGGCGGAGGCTGCGCGCGAGATCGACTGGATCGAGCCGGCCAGGAAGGTCTACGATCCCACGATGGGCGCCTACGGGCGCTGGTTCACCGGCGCCGTGGTCAACACCTGCTACAACGCGCTCGATCGCCACGTCGCCGGCGGCAGAGCTTCCCAGGTCGCGCTGATCCACGATTCCACGCTCGCCAACACGATCACCAAATTCACCTATGCCGAGCTTTTGCGCGAGGTGCAGGCGCTGGCCGCGGTGATGCAGGATTTCGGCGTCGCCAAGGGCGACCGCGTCATCCTCTATATGCCGATGGTGCCGGAGGCCGTGGTCGCGATGCTCGCCTGCGCGCGGATCGGCGCGGTGCACAGCGTGGTGTTCGGCGGCTTCGCGGCCAAGGAATTGGCGAGCCGGATCGACGACGCGAAACCGAAGCTGATCTTCTCGGCAAGCTGTGGGCTCGAGCCCGGGCGCATCGTGCACTACAAGCCGTTGCTCGACGAGGCGATCCGGCAGGCGGGCGCGAAGCCGGACGCCTGCATCATCCTGCAGCGGCCGCAGCACGGCTGCGAGCTGACCGCCGGTCGCGACCATGACTGGGCGGCGCTGCGCCGCGCCGCGCGCGATGCCGGCAAGGCCGCGCCCTGTGTGCCGGTTCTCGCCACCGATCCGCTCTACATCCTCTACACCTCCGGCACCACGGGCATCCCGAAGGGCGTGGTGCGCGACAATGGCGGACATCTCGTCGCGCTGAAATGGTCGATGCACAATCTCTACGGCGTCAAGCCCGGCGAGGTCTGGTGGTGCGGCTCCGATATCGGCTGGGTGGTCGGCCACTCCTACATCGTCTATGGCCCGCTGCTGCATGGCGCGACCTCGATCATGTATGAGGGCAAGCCGGTCGGCACGCCCGATGCCGGCGCGTTCTGGCGCGTGATCTCGGAGCACAAGGCCGTGGCGCTGTTCACCGCGCCGACCGCGTTCCGCGCCATCAAGAAGGAAGACCCTGAAGGAAAGCTGATCGGGAAGTACGACCTGTCGCGCTTCCGCACCCTGTTCCTCGCCGGCGAGCGTGCCGATCCGCCGACGGTGGAGTGGGCGGAAGCGCAGTTGAAGGTGCCGGTGATCGATCACTGGTGGCAGACCGAGACCGGCTGGTGCATTGCCGGCAATCCGGTCGGTCTAGGCCAGCTCCCGGTCAAGCACGGCTCGCCCACGGTGCCGATGCCGGGCTACCAGGTCGACGTGGTCGACGAATCTGCCAAGCCGCTGCCCGCCGGCACCATGGGCTCGATCGTGATCAAGCTGCCGATGCCGCCGGCCTGCCTACCGACGCTGTGGCAGCAGGACGAACGCTTTCGGGAAGCCTACCTCTCGGAATTCCCCGGCTACTACAAGACCTCGGATGCCGGCTACAAGGACGCGGACGGCTATGTCTGGGTGATGGGCCGCACCGACGACATCATCAATGTCGCCGGCCACAGGCTCTCCACCGGCGGCATGGAAGAGATCCTGGCCTCGCATCCCGACGTCGCCGAATGTGCGGTGCTCGGCATCCGCGATGCGATCAAGGGCGAGGTGCCCTGCGGCTTCCTGGTGCTGAAGGCCGGCGTGACCAAGCGCCCTGACGATGTCGAGAAGGACGTCGTGGCGCTGGTGCGCGAGAAGCTCGGTCCGGTCGCCGCGTTCAAGCTCGCGATCACGGTGGCGCGGCTGCCCAAGACCCGCTCCGGCAAGATCCTGCGCGGCACCATCAAGAAGATCGCCGACGGCGAACCCTGGACCATGCCGGCGACGATCGAAGACCCGAAGGTGCTCGACGAAATCGGCGAGGCGCTGAAGGGGAAGGTGTAG
- a CDS encoding DUF1013 domain-containing protein, with translation MSNAPLMPKATAVWLVDNTALTFDQVADFTKMHPLEVRAIADGDAAQGIKGMDPISNGQLTREEIEKGERDQNYRLRLQESKVVLPTAAKKKGPRYTPVSRRHERPSAILWLVRNHPELKDAQIMRLVGTTKTTIASVRDRTHWNASTLTPMDPVTLGLCSQIELDFEVQRAAKEKPATTVYGGATLLPASETTRREELDDQPIEKHDDLNVDAVFAKLKTIGGKKADDEE, from the coding sequence ATGAGCAACGCACCGCTGATGCCGAAGGCGACTGCCGTGTGGTTGGTCGACAATACCGCCCTGACTTTCGATCAGGTCGCCGATTTCACCAAAATGCACCCCCTCGAGGTCCGTGCCATCGCCGACGGCGACGCCGCCCAGGGCATCAAGGGCATGGACCCGATTTCGAACGGACAATTGACCCGCGAGGAGATCGAAAAGGGCGAGCGCGACCAGAACTACCGCCTCAGGCTGCAGGAGAGCAAGGTGGTGCTGCCGACCGCCGCCAAGAAGAAGGGCCCGCGCTACACCCCGGTGTCGCGCCGCCATGAGCGTCCGAGCGCCATTCTCTGGCTGGTGCGCAACCATCCCGAGCTGAAGGACGCCCAGATCATGCGCCTGGTCGGCACCACCAAGACCACGATCGCCAGCGTCCGCGACCGCACCCACTGGAACGCCTCGACCTTGACGCCGATGGACCCGGTGACGCTCGGCCTGTGCTCGCAGATCGAGCTCGACTTCGAGGTGCAGCGCGCCGCCAAGGAGAAGCCCGCCACCACCGTCTACGGCGGCGCCACGCTGCTGCCGGCCTCCGAGACCACGCGCCGGGAAGAGCTCGACGATCAGCCGATCGAGAAGCACGACGATCTCAACGTCGATGCCGTGTTCGCCAAGCTGAAGACCATCGGCGGCAAGAAGGCCGACGACGAGGAGTAA
- the ispH gene encoding 4-hydroxy-3-methylbut-2-enyl diphosphate reductase — MSAKKPDLRIVLCSPRGFCAGVVRAIDTVERALTIYGAPVYVRHEIVHNKYVVDSLKTKGAIFVEELAEIPDDTNAPVVFSAHGVPKSVPAEAKSRNFFSLDATCPLVTKVHREAAIHFKRGREILLIGHSHHPEVVGTLGQLPVGAVTLIETAEDAKTFMPKDPNNLAFVTQTTLSIDDTAEIVALLKERFPNVNGPHKEDICYATTNRQLAVKKVAPVVDALIVVGAPNSSNSQRLREVAEREGCPVSVLAQRASDIDWSRFEGIKSLGITAGASAPEVIVEEIMGAFAERYELHVETVSAAEENEFFPLPRSLRPDAAAAE, encoded by the coding sequence ATGTCAGCGAAAAAACCCGATCTGAGAATCGTGCTTTGTTCCCCCCGCGGCTTCTGCGCCGGGGTGGTCCGTGCCATCGACACCGTGGAACGGGCGCTCACCATCTATGGCGCGCCGGTCTATGTCCGGCACGAGATCGTCCATAACAAGTATGTGGTCGACAGCCTGAAGACCAAGGGCGCCATTTTCGTCGAGGAACTGGCCGAAATCCCCGACGATACCAACGCGCCGGTGGTGTTCTCGGCCCACGGGGTTCCGAAATCGGTCCCGGCCGAGGCCAAATCCCGCAACTTCTTCTCGCTGGACGCGACCTGCCCGCTGGTCACGAAAGTGCACCGCGAGGCGGCGATCCATTTCAAGCGCGGCCGCGAGATCCTGCTGATCGGGCATTCCCATCACCCGGAGGTGGTCGGCACGCTGGGCCAGTTGCCGGTCGGCGCCGTCACCCTGATCGAGACCGCCGAGGATGCCAAGACCTTCATGCCGAAGGACCCCAACAACCTCGCCTTCGTGACCCAGACCACGCTGTCGATCGACGACACCGCCGAGATCGTGGCGCTGCTCAAGGAGCGCTTCCCGAACGTCAACGGGCCGCACAAGGAAGACATCTGCTACGCCACCACCAACCGCCAGCTTGCGGTGAAGAAGGTGGCGCCGGTGGTCGATGCGCTGATCGTGGTCGGCGCGCCGAACTCGTCGAACTCGCAGCGCCTGCGCGAGGTCGCCGAGCGCGAGGGCTGTCCGGTTTCGGTGCTTGCCCAGCGCGCCAGCGACATCGACTGGAGCCGCTTCGAGGGCATCAAGAGCCTCGGCATCACCGCGGGCGCCTCGGCGCCGGAGGTGATCGTCGAGGAGATCATGGGCGCCTTCGCGGAACGCTACGAGCTTCACGTGGAGACGGTCTCGGCTGCGGAAGAGAACGAGTTCTTCCCGCTGCCGCGTTCGCTGCGGCCCGACGCGGCCGCGGCGGAATAG
- a CDS encoding homoserine kinase, with amino-acid sequence MAVYTDVAAEDLAEFLKSYDIGELLSYKGIAEGVENSNFLLHTSQGAYILTLYEKRVAEDDLPYFLSLMGHLAARGVSCPQPARNRKGEVYSRLAGRPAAIINFLEGMWPRRPNVVHCTGVGEALAKMHLAGRDFPLARTNPLSVSGWRPLFDLAAARADSVQAGLSDFIARELGHLEASWPTDLPVGVIHADLFPDNVFFLGDHLSGLIDFPFSCNDILAYDVAICLNAWCFEPDHSFNVTKARALLNAYRRERPLSEAEEAALPLLARGAALRFLLTRLVDFLNVPAGALVQPKDPLEYVRKLRFQQNVAAINDYGITAAGCAA; translated from the coding sequence ATGGCGGTCTACACCGACGTTGCCGCCGAAGACCTCGCGGAATTCCTCAAAAGCTACGACATCGGCGAACTGCTGTCCTACAAGGGCATCGCCGAGGGTGTCGAGAACTCGAACTTCCTGCTGCACACCAGCCAGGGCGCCTACATCCTCACGCTCTACGAGAAGCGCGTGGCGGAGGACGACCTGCCGTATTTCCTGTCGCTGATGGGCCATCTCGCCGCGCGCGGCGTCTCCTGCCCGCAGCCGGCGCGCAATCGCAAGGGCGAGGTCTATAGCCGGCTCGCCGGCCGGCCGGCCGCGATCATCAACTTCCTCGAAGGCATGTGGCCGCGCCGGCCGAACGTCGTGCATTGCACCGGGGTCGGCGAGGCGCTGGCGAAGATGCATCTGGCCGGCCGCGACTTTCCGCTGGCGCGGACCAATCCGCTGTCGGTGTCCGGCTGGCGGCCGCTGTTCGATCTCGCCGCCGCGCGGGCCGACAGCGTGCAGGCGGGCCTCTCCGACTTCATCGCGCGCGAACTCGGTCATCTCGAAGCCAGCTGGCCGACGGATTTGCCGGTCGGCGTGATTCACGCCGATCTCTTCCCGGATAACGTCTTCTTCCTCGGCGATCATCTGTCGGGCCTGATCGACTTTCCGTTCTCCTGCAACGATATCCTGGCTTACGACGTCGCGATCTGCCTGAACGCCTGGTGCTTCGAGCCGGATCATTCCTTCAACGTCACCAAGGCGCGGGCGCTGCTCAACGCCTATCGCCGCGAACGGCCGTTGTCTGAAGCGGAGGAGGCCGCGCTGCCGCTGCTGGCGCGTGGCGCCGCGCTGCGCTTCCTGCTGACGCGCCTGGTCGATTTCCTCAATGTCCCCGCGGGCGCGCTGGTGCAGCCGAAGGACCCGCTGGAATATGTCCGCAAGCTGCGCTTCCAGCAGAATGTCGCTGCTATCAACGACTATGGCATCACCGCGGCCGGGTGCGCGGCGTGA